A window of the Mesotoga prima MesG1.Ag.4.2 genome harbors these coding sequences:
- a CDS encoding DUF6062 family protein, translated as MLLKADNVLESEIISLLEEGELCPVCRSMEKSVDGWIVGAFSNLLHNEGARMELRRNGLCTVHLKRIVEVAKERSEVGSLAVSIMFKEILAAQVSWLDEKDVGFLSRKKPKSGSCVLCSVASNSERIYLSAFVKFLQRDEVQRSYENSRSVFCVNHSRYIIKNMRNSCGQWLAGTQRNKYEDLTAEMENYISKHDYRNTTPVGQERHAWLNASKLIGERDAKNS; from the coding sequence GTGCTGTTGAAAGCAGATAATGTTCTTGAAAGCGAGATAATTTCCCTTCTTGAAGAAGGGGAACTATGTCCCGTCTGCAGATCTATGGAGAAATCAGTTGATGGGTGGATAGTCGGAGCCTTTTCCAACCTTCTTCACAACGAAGGTGCTCGAATGGAATTGAGAAGAAATGGGCTTTGCACAGTTCACTTAAAGAGAATTGTGGAAGTAGCAAAAGAGAGATCCGAAGTAGGATCCCTTGCAGTCTCGATAATGTTCAAAGAGATTCTTGCTGCTCAAGTTTCGTGGCTTGATGAAAAAGATGTCGGATTCTTGTCTAGAAAAAAGCCGAAATCTGGGAGCTGCGTTCTGTGTTCCGTGGCCAGTAATAGTGAGAGAATCTATCTTTCTGCCTTCGTGAAGTTTCTTCAAAGAGATGAAGTACAGAGGTCATATGAGAACTCCAGATCCGTTTTTTGTGTGAATCATTCAAGATACATCATCAAGAATATGAGAAATTCATGCGGCCAGTGGCTAGCTGGAACCCAAAGAAATAAATATGAGGACCTCACAGCAGAGATGGAAAACTACATTTCTAAACATGATTACAGAAACACAACTCCCGTTGGGCAGGAAAGACATGCTTGGTTAAACGCATCTAAGTTGATTGGGGAGAGGGATGCAAAAAACAGTTAG